The Periplaneta americana isolate PAMFEO1 chromosome 2, P.americana_PAMFEO1_priV1, whole genome shotgun sequence genome has a window encoding:
- the Tap42 gene encoding immunoglobulin-binding protein 1, whose product MFRFAMASNDDPGEKKLSQIFDDGMTMFDDVNKTTEATNSNSVQVQVKRAMRLFEDATKLVSLAGLFSSNENIEEVATKNIRYFLLPALLGTLSLKLCVEDRMNIVQTAEVYFRDFLKRCKNYGIIDIEIPEPKEDSSSDSTESGRRQPHPMDLGTMARERNAKLQRYKEQKELESQLEELKKSISDMSLVDEELERKYYLTLIKNYSSQAIDELQSIEMEKPLLEHMAKVKKGENFAQASEKRKQSKFPPPKPLQPIIITRDEIQKKVFGAGYPSLPTMTVQEFYEKRIKDGDWPDPSKQKPHSLLDMASMGNQDQLREKEEIEKEAKIESDDPKMLQEAREWDEFKDEHRRGWGNRMNRS is encoded by the exons ATGTTTCGCTTCGCAATGGCGTCAAATGATGATCCGGGAGAGAAGAAGTTGTCACAAATATTTGACGATGGCATGACCATGTTTGACGATGTGAATAAAACTACTGAAGCAACAAATAGTAATTCAGTTCAA GTACAAGTGAAGAGAGCAATGCGTTTGTTTGAAGATGCTACGAAGTTAGTTTCTTTAGCGGGATTATTTAGTTCTAATGAAAACATAGAAGAAGTTGCTACAAAAAATATTAGATACTTCCTTCTCCCAGCACTTCTAGGTACCCTTAGCCTTAAACTTTGTGTTGAAGATCGAATGAATATTGTTCAGACAGCAGAAGTATACTTTCGAGATTTTTTGAAGCGTTGTAAAAACTACGGAATTATCGACATTGAAATTCCAGAACCTAAAGAAGATAGCTCCTCTGATTCAACCGAATCTGGTCGACGCCAACCCCACCCAATGGACCTTGGGACAATGGCAAGAGAACGGAATGCAAAATTACAGCGttataaggaacaaaaagaactGGAGAGTCAATTAGAAGAGCTAAAGAAATCAATATCAGATATGAGCTTAGTAGACGAAGAACTTGAGAGAAAATATTACTTGACATTGATTAAGAATTATTCAAGCCAGGCTATAGATGAACTACAGAGTATTGAAATGGAAAAACCACTGTTGGAGCATATGGCTAAAGTTAAGAAAGGTGAAAATTTTGCACAAGCAAGTGAGAAACGtaaacaaagtaaatttcctcCACCAAAACCGTTGCAGCCAATTATTATAACAAGAGATGAAATTCAGAAGAAGGTGTTCGGTGCTGGATATCCAAGCCTTCCTACTATGACAGTCCAGGAATTTTACGAAAAACGCATCAAAGATGGAGA CTGGCCAGATCCTAGTAAGCAGAAACCACACTCTCTGCTGGATATGGCGTCCATGGGTAATCAAGACCAGCTCCGCGAGAAAGAAGAGATAGAAAAGGAGGCAAAAATAGAAAGTGACGATCCTAAGATGCTGCAGGAGGCCAGAGAATGGGATGAGTTCAAGGATGAACATCGACGCGGCTGGGGCAACAGGATGAACAGAAGCTGA